One segment of Anopheles stephensi strain Indian chromosome 3, UCI_ANSTEP_V1.0, whole genome shotgun sequence DNA contains the following:
- the LOC118512337 gene encoding phospholipase A1-like: MELGPVLLLLATACTGLLSGSTVQGERDGAEANDLDLDDMEYDRDNGGDSLIPEPMVVRSSLGEPLPTVQIPNKEGEFVTMTRMDVAECKSNATYYEATKYVQCYLYRANASEDRYEFHFNGLSSIVQAGFRRDLPTAILVHGWLGSSESVVIDPLAKALLAQEDKNVIAVDWEQGASTLLYPVARYRVPKVAALVAALIDNLVTGLGQDINQVGIIGHSLGAHIAGIAGKKVRAGRIGYIVGLDPASPLFRLKKPNDRLTADDAQYVEIIHTNGKALGFFSNIGQADYYPNGGVRQPGCGLSLTCSHQRAVDFFKESLNIRNYYAQRCDGLTNLGPSCSTDRTVLGGLVWRKSKPAGVYYIATASNEPFLRSSGSSAQLRSISWIIAVASVLSAAVRWA, encoded by the exons ATGGAGCTCGGcccggtgttgctgctgttggccacCGCCTGTACGGGGCTGCTGAGCG GGTCCACCGTCCAGGGTGAGCGTGACGGTGCGGAAGCAAATGATCTCGATCTGGATGACATGGAATACGATCGCGACAACGGAGGTGATTCGCTGATTCCCGAGCCGATGGTGGTGCGGTCGTCGCTCGGTGAGCCCCTGCCCACGGTACAGATACCGAACAAGGAGGGCGAGTTCGTGACGATGACTCGCATGGACGTGGCGGAGTGCAAGAGCAATGCGACCTATTACGAGGCCACCAAGTACGTGCAGTGCTATCTGTACCGGGCGAACGCGTCCGAGGATCGCTACGAGTTCCACTTCAACGGGCTAAGCTCGATCGTGCAGGCTGGCTTTAGGCGCGATCTGCCCACCGCCATCCTGGTGCACGGTTGGCTCGGCAGCTCCGAGTCGGTGGTGATCGATCCGCTCGCCAAGGCACTGCTCGCCCAGGAAGACAAGAACGTTATCGCGGTCGATTGGGAGCAGGGTGCGAGCACTTTGCTCTATCCGGTCGCCCGCTACCGTGTGCCGAAGGTTGCCGCACTGGTAGCGGCGCTGATAGACAATCTGGTGACCGGGCTCGGTCAGGACATCAATCAGGTGGGCATTATCGGGCACAGTCTCGGCGCACACATTGCCGGCATCGCCGGCAAGAAGGTTCGGGCGGGCAGGATCGGATACATCGTGGGGCTCGATCCGGCTTCGCCCCTGTTTCGCCTGAAAAAGCCGAACGATCGGCTCACGGCGGACGACGCCCAGTACGTCGAGATCATTCACACCAACGGAAAGGCGCTCGGCTTTTTCAGCAACATTGGCCAGGCGGACTACTACCCGAACGGGGGCGTACGGCAGCCGGGCTGCGGGCTCAGCCTGACCTGCAGCCATCAGCGAGCGGTGGACTTTTTCAAGGAATCGCTCAACATACGCAACTATTACGCGCAACGATGCGACGGGCTGACGAACCTGGGCCCATCCTGCTCCACCGACCGAACGGTGCTGGGCGGATTGGTCTGGCGGAAGTCGAAACCGGCCGGCGTGTACTACATCGCAACCGCCTCCAACGAACCATTCCTTCGTAGCAGTGGTTCGTCAGCCCAGCTGAGATCGATATCCTGGATCATCGCGGTGGCGTCGGTGCTGTCGGCAGCAGTACGGTGGGCCTGA